The sequence TTCTTATGCTTCCACTCTTCAAAGGGTCCATGGTGGCCCTCATCACTCCCTTTAAAAATAATAAAATCGATGAAACAGCCCTTCGTCATTTGGTGGATTGGCAGATTCAATCGGGAACAGATTGCATCATCCCATGCGGCACTACCGGGGAAGCCCCCACAATCAGCGATGAAGAACACGAAAGAATTATCACCCTTGTTGTAGAACAGGCGGCGAAAAGAATCCCTGTGCTTGCCGGCGCCGGATCCAACTCCACGGAGAAAGCCATCAAACTTGCAAAGCAGGCAAAAAAAGCAGGGGCGGAGGGAACTCTCCAAGTCACTCCTTATTATAACAAACCAACTCAAGAGGGACTCTACCAACATTTCAAAGCGATTGCTTCCGCGGTGGATTTTCCTCTCGTGCTTTATAATGTTCCCGGCCGAACTTCCGTGAATCTGGAAACAACAACGACTCTGCGTCTTTCTAAAATCGATAATATTGTTGGCATCAAAGAAGCTTCAGAAAAATTGGAACAGATTGCGGCGATCCTTGCGGGCGTTGATTCCAATTTCGGAGTTTATTCGGGAGAAGATGCGCAGAATGCCCAAATCTATATGCTGGGCGGGAAGGGTACCATTTCCGTGACAGCCAATGTTGCACCCCAACTTGTCGCCAAGGTGTGGGACCTTTTTGCGGCGGGCGATAAAAAACAAGCCTTGTCGGAACAAGAGCATTTGCAGGCGCTCAATAAAATCATGTTTATTGAAACCAATCCCATTCCTGTCAAAACAGCTTTGGCACTCATGGGAAAATGTCAGGAAGAATTTCGACTTCCCTTGTGTGGCATGAGCGACAAAAATAAAGAAGAATTAAAGAGAGTGATGAAGGACTATGGGCTCTAATCTGATTCGATTGATTGTTTGCGGGGCAACCGGAAGAATGGGAACACTGGTTTGCCAATTGGCGGAACAATCAAAAGATTTTAATATCGTCGGCAGAGTCAACAGACAACAATCTTTGGAATCGTGTATTGAAAAAGGTGATCTCCTCATTGATTTTAGTTTGCCGGAAGCTTCGCAAAAAAATATTCGTCTCGCCGCGGAACACAAGAAACCGCTTGTCCTTGGTACAACAGGGATTGGAGTCGAAGAACAATCTATTTTAAAGAAGGCTTCGCAAGAAATTGCCATTGTTCATTCCGCAAATATGTCGGTTGGCGTGAATCTTCTTTTTGAATTGATCGGTGTTGCCACAGAACGATTGGGACCGGATTTTAAGATTGAAATTTCGGAAACGCATCATATCCACAAAAAAGACAAGCCCTCCGGCACCGCAAAAAGTATGGGATATGTTGTGGAAAAACTGTCTGGGAAAACACCGTTGATCAAATCGAAAAGAGAAGGAGAAGTTATCGGAGATCACACCATTGTTTTTGCATCGGAGTCTGAAGAAATAACTCTCTCCCACCGCGCACTCGATCGCAAAATTTTTGCGATGGGTTCTTTAAGAGCGGCGAAATGGATTCTTGGCAAAAAGGCTGGACTTTATACAATGATCGATGTTTTAAAAAACTAACGTGCACTATTCCAAACGCATACAACAACTTCCCCCCTACCCCTTCGCCAAATTGGACAGGAAAAAACGGGAATTGAGACTCAAAGGAGTTGATCTGATCGACTTAAGTATTGGCGATCCGGATATTCCAACTCCCAAACCGATTATTGAATGCATGCAACAAGCGATCACCAAACCGGAATATCACTCTTATCCCCCCTACGAAGGGACATTAAAATTCAGAGAAGCGGTTTCACGCTGGTATTTGAAACGTTTCGGAGTGCAGGTTGATCCCAAAACAGAAGTGCTGGCCCTGATTGGTTCAAAAGAAGGTATTGCAAATATTCATTACGCCTTCATCGATCCCGGAGACATCGTGCTGGTGCCCACGCCCGGTTATCCTGTTTATGCCAACGGCACAAAATTTGCCGGAGGGCTTCCC is a genomic window of Deltaproteobacteria bacterium containing:
- a CDS encoding 4-hydroxy-tetrahydrodipicolinate synthase, giving the protein MLPLFKGSMVALITPFKNNKIDETALRHLVDWQIQSGTDCIIPCGTTGEAPTISDEEHERIITLVVEQAAKRIPVLAGAGSNSTEKAIKLAKQAKKAGAEGTLQVTPYYNKPTQEGLYQHFKAIASAVDFPLVLYNVPGRTSVNLETTTTLRLSKIDNIVGIKEASEKLEQIAAILAGVDSNFGVYSGEDAQNAQIYMLGGKGTISVTANVAPQLVAKVWDLFAAGDKKQALSEQEHLQALNKIMFIETNPIPVKTALALMGKCQEEFRLPLCGMSDKNKEELKRVMKDYGL
- a CDS encoding 4-hydroxy-tetrahydrodipicolinate reductase; protein product: MGSNLIRLIVCGATGRMGTLVCQLAEQSKDFNIVGRVNRQQSLESCIEKGDLLIDFSLPEASQKNIRLAAEHKKPLVLGTTGIGVEEQSILKKASQEIAIVHSANMSVGVNLLFELIGVATERLGPDFKIEISETHHIHKKDKPSGTAKSMGYVVEKLSGKTPLIKSKREGEVIGDHTIVFASESEEITLSHRALDRKIFAMGSLRAAKWILGKKAGLYTMIDVLKN